Genomic window (Geoalkalibacter ferrihydriticus DSM 17813):
AAAATCGCCGGCCACCAGGCGTCCCAGAATGCCTGCTTTGAGTATGTTTTGGCGAACCTGCTCAAGCCCTTCGGTTGTCGGTTGAAAATCGGCGGGAACGACGTTGCCGCCGGAAATACCGTCCTCCACCACCTCAGTGAAGCGCACGTTGGGTGTGAAAATGGAAGAGACCTGCGCGCGATCAACACCAGGGATGAAAAAAACGTCGGCGGTGGCCTGTTCAAGCGTTCCAAAGAATTCCGGAGTGAAGATGTCGCCGTCTTTGGCTATCAGGGCAATCAGAATCCGGTTGGCGCCGCCGAATTCCCGCTCATATTCGACAAAGGTCTGCATGTACTCGTGCTTGAGTGGCAGCAGCTTGGCGAACCCCGCATCAATGCGCAGGTGGGTCGCCGACCAGGCCATGAGCACGGTGAGAACGACAAAGAAGGCGATAATCCAGATACGCGCGCCAAAGATCAGATTTTCAAGGCGGCGAGTGATGGAACCTTTTTTCATTCACGAAACTCCAGGAAACGAAAACGAATGCAAATGACCTGCATATTTTCAGTCAATCGGCAGGCGTGGGGGACGCAGGCATTGCGATCCGGTCAACGCCGAATTCTCCGACACCAAACACGCTTCCGTCATCCATCTGCAGCAAAGCGGAGAGTCCCTGGCGATCGGGTCGCAGATGAAATGCGAAGCTGGCGCCGCCGTCATCACTGATGAGAAGCGCCCCGGCAAGGCCGGCAATCAGGATGCGGCCATCAGCAAGTATCAGCGCATTATTCAACGTGGCCTGGGTGCCGCTGTCGATCTCCTGCCAGGATTCTCCAGCATCATCGGAGCGGAACAGGTGGCCACGCAGGCCAAAGAGCAGCAGGCTTTTGCCGTTGAGAGGCAGAACGCCGAAAAAAGATCCCTCATAGGGCGGGTAGCGTTCGTCCCAGGTTTCTCCGCCGTCTCGCGAGCGATAGAAATTGCCGGCCTCGGCGGCGATATAAAGAATGTCCCGGCCGACTGCCATTTTGTTCAGATGATAGTCGTGCTCGCTTATCCAGCGCGAATCCCAAGTTTCTCCACCATCCTCAGTCTCAAGGAAAGCGCCGTAGGCGCCGATGACAAAACCTCTTTGATCATCCGTGAACCAGACATCCAGCAGCGGACTTTCGGCCTCAGGATCAGCGTACATCAATTGCCAGGACTCACCGCCATCGACGGTCTTGAGGATGACCTGATCATGGCCGACCGCCCAACCGAGTTGTCGGTCTTGAAAATGCACCGCCGTCAAGGTGGCGCGGGTCGGCACTCTGACCTGATGCCAGCTTTGCCCTTTGTCTTCCGATCGCAGAATATGACCGCGTTCCCCGACGACCACTGCCAGGCCCTCGACAGATTGGCCATCGAGCAGCAGCGAGCGCACCGCAAGGGGAGCCTGAATGGCGTATTGCGTATCACCGGCCGGAATTTTTAAGGGTGAAAGGGTCATGATCAGGAAGAATACGAGACAAGAAATCCGGCGCATACAGGCTCCGAAAGTACACACATGAAAACGGCCGGATCAGGGACCCGGCCATTTTCATGGTCGTTTTCATCCGGGCAAGCCGGATGGTCGTTAGCGGGTTCCGCCCCGGCGTAAGGCGCCGGGAGCAAAGTCAGACAGGCTGGGACGAACATCGAAGTTGAACATGGTGCTCTCGTTGTTGAGCCCGACGGCCAGGTAGCGCCCGGATTGCAGGTCGGTGTGGACCTCAAGGGTCGTCCACAAGGTCGGTACCTCATAATAATTAATGACATGCCCCTCGGAGACGCGCCAGAGCTGATCACGGTTGTCGTAGATATCCACGGCCAGAATCTGCCAGCTGTCTTCATCGACATAAAAGGTGCGGCGTTTGTACAGATGCCGCGCCCCGTCCTTCAGGGTCGCGTCCACCACCCAGACCCGATGCAGTTCGTAGCGCAGGTGCTCGGGATTGACGTGCAATGGGGTCAGAATGTCGGAATACTTCAGGCGATTGCTATGAAGTTTATAGGAGTTGTAGGGCACATAAATTTCTTTTTTGCCGACCAGCTCCCAGTTGTAGCGATCGGTCGCCCCGTTGAACATATCGAACTGGTCGTTGGTACGAATGCCGTCCGAAGCCGTGCCCGGATTGTCGTAAGCCACATTGGGGGCACGTCTGACGCGGCGCTGGCCGGGATTGTACACCCA
Coding sequences:
- a CDS encoding WD40/YVTN/BNR-like repeat-containing protein gives rise to the protein MRRISCLVFFLIMTLSPLKIPAGDTQYAIQAPLAVRSLLLDGQSVEGLAVVVGERGHILRSEDKGQSWHQVRVPTRATLTAVHFQDRQLGWAVGHDQVILKTVDGGESWQLMYADPEAESPLLDVWFTDDQRGFVIGAYGAFLETEDGGETWDSRWISEHDYHLNKMAVGRDILYIAAEAGNFYRSRDGGETWDERYPPYEGSFFGVLPLNGKSLLLFGLRGHLFRSDDAGESWQEIDSGTQATLNNALILADGRILIAGLAGALLISDDGGASFAFHLRPDRQGLSALLQMDDGSVFGVGEFGVDRIAMPASPTPAD